Proteins encoded by one window of Chrysemys picta bellii isolate R12L10 chromosome 10, ASM1138683v2, whole genome shotgun sequence:
- the METTL22 gene encoding methyltransferase-like protein 22 isoform X1, producing the protein MVDVAKKETMDDITFRSDTVLSDVHLHTPSKRHLMVRLNTVGQPVFLSQFQLLLNKNNWESERKNEKELTTENMGHQTRGGKELCDKGGSNLDFLNKNGREANNFKGIEALLDDDGDLEVVRRPRYVSDPEVEDLSRDKVYPIILTKGGEGIFEDAKQESIHNNIIKIEHTMATTLEDVGKQVWRGAFLLADYILFKRDMFRCCTVLELGGGTGITSIVMAMVAKTVYCTDVGEDLLAMCEQNVTLNKHLIEPEGGEVKVKELDWLKDEFCTDPEAPYSWSEAEIADLHDHTTVILAADVFYDDDLTDALFKTLYKITHNLKNSCTIYLSIEKRLNFTLRHMDITCEAYNHFRNTLNDLETLQDSKMKYTSEPIKLAFCQFLVYERIEQLELWKIIAEPL; encoded by the exons ATGGTAGATGTGGCAAAGAAAGAGACTATGGATGACATCACATTTAGAAGCGACACTGTACTTTCTGATGTTCATCTACATACGCCAAGCAAAAGACATCTCATGGTGCGATTGAATACTGTTGGACAGCCAG taTTTCTGTCACAATTCCAGCTTCTTTTGAACAAAAATAATTGGGAGTCtgagagaaaaaatgaaaaagaacttacaacagaaaatatgggacaccAAACCAGAGGTGGGAAGGAATTGTGTGACAAAGGTGGTAGTAATCTAGATTTTCTCAACAAAAATGGAAGAGAAGCAAATAATTTTAAAGGGATAGAAGCTCTGCTGGATGATGATGGGGATTTGGAAGTGGTCAGAAGACCTCGATATGTGTCTGATCCAGAAGTGGAGGATCTTTCAAGGGATAAAGTATATCCCATAATTCTGACTAAAGGAGGAGAAGGTATTTTTGAAGATGCAAAGCAAGAAAGTATCCACAATAATATTATTAAAATAG AGCATACAATGGCAACAACTTTGGAAGATGTTGGTAAACAA GTCTGGCGAGGAGCCTTTCTTCTTGCAGATTATATCTTGTTCAAACGGGATATGTTCAGATGTTGCACGGTACTAGAGCTTGGAGGAGGCACTGGAATTACAAGCATTGTCATGGCAATGGTTGCTAAGACTGTATACTGCACAG ATGTTGGTGAAGATCTTCTGGCTATGTGTGAGCAAAATGTAACATTAAACAAACATCTTATTGAACCAGAAG gagGGGAAGTTAAGGTAAAAGAGCTGGACTGGCTGAAAGATGAGTTCTGTACAG ACCCTGAAGCTCCCTACAGTTGGTCTGAAGCAGAGATTGCTGATTTGCATGACCACACCACGGTGATACTGGCAGCTGATG TTTTTTATGATGATGACTTAACAGATGCTTTATTCAAAACACTGTACAAAATCACCCACAACTTGAAAAACTCTTGCACAATTTACTTATCAATAGAAAAGAG GCTGAACTTCACCTTAAGACATATGGACATTACATGTGAAGCTTACAATCATTTTCGAAATACTTTGAATGATCTGGAAACCTTACAAGATAGCAAAATGAAATATACTTCTGAGCCCATTAAGCTCGCTTTCTGCCAATTTCTTGTTTATGAACGGATTGAGCAGTTG GAGCTGTGGAAGATCATTGCTGAACCACTTtag
- the METTL22 gene encoding methyltransferase-like protein 22 isoform X2, whose amino-acid sequence MVDVAKKETMDDITFRSDTVLSDVHLHTPSKRHLMVRLNTVGQPVFLSQFQLLLNKNNWESERKNEKELTTENMGHQTRGGKELCDKGGSNLDFLNKNGREANNFKGIEALLDDDGDLEVVRRPRYVSDPEVEDLSRDKVYPIILTKGGEGIFEDAKQESIHNNIIKIEHTMATTLEDVGKQVWRGAFLLADYILFKRDMFRCCTVLELGGGTGITSIVMAMVAKTVYCTDVGEDLLAMCEQNVTLNKHLIEPEGGEVKVKELDWLKDEFCTDPEAPYSWSEAEIADLHDHTTVILAADVFYDDDLTDALFKTLYKITHNLKNSCTIYLSIEKRSCGRSLLNHFSDLFHIRQLKTVRQKINAVLQIKQSEVFSRRCAPNDTISQETEFDADLP is encoded by the exons ATGGTAGATGTGGCAAAGAAAGAGACTATGGATGACATCACATTTAGAAGCGACACTGTACTTTCTGATGTTCATCTACATACGCCAAGCAAAAGACATCTCATGGTGCGATTGAATACTGTTGGACAGCCAG taTTTCTGTCACAATTCCAGCTTCTTTTGAACAAAAATAATTGGGAGTCtgagagaaaaaatgaaaaagaacttacaacagaaaatatgggacaccAAACCAGAGGTGGGAAGGAATTGTGTGACAAAGGTGGTAGTAATCTAGATTTTCTCAACAAAAATGGAAGAGAAGCAAATAATTTTAAAGGGATAGAAGCTCTGCTGGATGATGATGGGGATTTGGAAGTGGTCAGAAGACCTCGATATGTGTCTGATCCAGAAGTGGAGGATCTTTCAAGGGATAAAGTATATCCCATAATTCTGACTAAAGGAGGAGAAGGTATTTTTGAAGATGCAAAGCAAGAAAGTATCCACAATAATATTATTAAAATAG AGCATACAATGGCAACAACTTTGGAAGATGTTGGTAAACAA GTCTGGCGAGGAGCCTTTCTTCTTGCAGATTATATCTTGTTCAAACGGGATATGTTCAGATGTTGCACGGTACTAGAGCTTGGAGGAGGCACTGGAATTACAAGCATTGTCATGGCAATGGTTGCTAAGACTGTATACTGCACAG ATGTTGGTGAAGATCTTCTGGCTATGTGTGAGCAAAATGTAACATTAAACAAACATCTTATTGAACCAGAAG gagGGGAAGTTAAGGTAAAAGAGCTGGACTGGCTGAAAGATGAGTTCTGTACAG ACCCTGAAGCTCCCTACAGTTGGTCTGAAGCAGAGATTGCTGATTTGCATGACCACACCACGGTGATACTGGCAGCTGATG TTTTTTATGATGATGACTTAACAGATGCTTTATTCAAAACACTGTACAAAATCACCCACAACTTGAAAAACTCTTGCACAATTTACTTATCAATAGAAAAGAG GAGCTGTGGAAGATCATTGCTGAACCACTTtagtgacctctttcacataagACAGCTGAAAACCGTGAGGCAGAAAATTAATGCtgttctacaaataaaacaaTCTGAAGTTTTTTCCAGAAGATGTGCTCCCAATGATACCATAAGCCAAGAAACTGAATTTGATGCAGATTTGCCTTAA
- the METTL22 gene encoding methyltransferase-like protein 22 isoform X3: MVDVAKKETMDDITFRSDTVLSDVHLHTPSKRHLMVRLNTVGQPVFLSQFQLLLNKNNWESERKNEKELTTENMGHQTREHTMATTLEDVGKQVWRGAFLLADYILFKRDMFRCCTVLELGGGTGITSIVMAMVAKTVYCTDVGEDLLAMCEQNVTLNKHLIEPEGGEVKVKELDWLKDEFCTDPEAPYSWSEAEIADLHDHTTVILAADVFYDDDLTDALFKTLYKITHNLKNSCTIYLSIEKRLNFTLRHMDITCEAYNHFRNTLNDLETLQDSKMKYTSEPIKLAFCQFLVYERIEQLELWKIIAEPL; this comes from the exons ATGGTAGATGTGGCAAAGAAAGAGACTATGGATGACATCACATTTAGAAGCGACACTGTACTTTCTGATGTTCATCTACATACGCCAAGCAAAAGACATCTCATGGTGCGATTGAATACTGTTGGACAGCCAG taTTTCTGTCACAATTCCAGCTTCTTTTGAACAAAAATAATTGGGAGTCtgagagaaaaaatgaaaaagaacttacaacagaaaatatgggacaccAAACCAGAG AGCATACAATGGCAACAACTTTGGAAGATGTTGGTAAACAA GTCTGGCGAGGAGCCTTTCTTCTTGCAGATTATATCTTGTTCAAACGGGATATGTTCAGATGTTGCACGGTACTAGAGCTTGGAGGAGGCACTGGAATTACAAGCATTGTCATGGCAATGGTTGCTAAGACTGTATACTGCACAG ATGTTGGTGAAGATCTTCTGGCTATGTGTGAGCAAAATGTAACATTAAACAAACATCTTATTGAACCAGAAG gagGGGAAGTTAAGGTAAAAGAGCTGGACTGGCTGAAAGATGAGTTCTGTACAG ACCCTGAAGCTCCCTACAGTTGGTCTGAAGCAGAGATTGCTGATTTGCATGACCACACCACGGTGATACTGGCAGCTGATG TTTTTTATGATGATGACTTAACAGATGCTTTATTCAAAACACTGTACAAAATCACCCACAACTTGAAAAACTCTTGCACAATTTACTTATCAATAGAAAAGAG GCTGAACTTCACCTTAAGACATATGGACATTACATGTGAAGCTTACAATCATTTTCGAAATACTTTGAATGATCTGGAAACCTTACAAGATAGCAAAATGAAATATACTTCTGAGCCCATTAAGCTCGCTTTCTGCCAATTTCTTGTTTATGAACGGATTGAGCAGTTG GAGCTGTGGAAGATCATTGCTGAACCACTTtag